The sequence below is a genomic window from Phoenix dactylifera cultivar Barhee BC4 chromosome 8, palm_55x_up_171113_PBpolish2nd_filt_p, whole genome shotgun sequence.
TCACCCAATAACAAAACTTTTACAGAGAAAAAGATCAACAAGAGTCATGATCCCCACTtcagtgaaaaaaaaaaggcaactaGAGAACTGGACTTACAGAAGTTGCAGAAAGCTCAGAACTCTTCAACACACGCAATCTCTTAGCTGTGGAAACAAACATGCTGCAAGCACCACAGGGTAAAAGAATATAAATATAGAGAAACTCTGCAGGCATTTGGATTTTCATGAATGAACAGTTCATAGAACTTTACACTGCATGGTCGCATACTTGGTTCAGTTTTAACAATTGTACGAGAAAAGATCAAGTCATAAATAGGCAATGTTCACAACAACAAATATTTAtttgattttcaattttttcctGAGTGAAATCTTGAAGATAATCACATGGTGAAGATTTCAAACAAGTTCCTCAAAGCTTGATCTATAATCTGATCATAGAGTTTTGAACATTTTAGAAGGTCGGAGAAAATATATTAGAATTTCAATTTCCAGCGACAGTTCAACAAAGACAAAATGATTCGAGCTACATAAAGGGAAAGGTTTCGATCAGAGATGTTAGGAAATCTATATAGCAAATGTATTTCTTTAATTAGCACATGTTACAAGATTATAAAACCAAAAGTTACtgaaatataatttaatttataataatgttTGATCTAAATGTGCAGGCACTGTGGATGAATGGCTTGCATGCATTCTTGCACCAAATTCAATCCCCTGGCATAAGAAATAGAATTAATACCAAAATGATGAAAAACTTACCCCCAAGGAACATCACCCACCAGCATCGTGTCACCTTCATCATCTTCATAAACTAAAGTATATTCACCGCTTCCATCTAGTAAACCTGTAATTGCTTGCTTTTCTTCAGGATTCTTCTGAATTCCAGCAGTAAGAGGATCCCTTTGAGCTGAGCACATTAAGTCAAAGTACAAATAAACCTCAGGTTAGCAATGCACTAACAAGGCCCAACGAGCCCAAAATTAGCATTGTGGCCGATATAAAGGCAGGGAGCATAATCTACAAATTGTTACTCCACATTGCAGTAGTTACATGTGGAAAGCCTCCAGGCTATCATCAACTTCCTTTTAGTATAAAATCATAAGCAGAGTCCTCACTCTACATCTTACTTTTTTCCCATACGTTATTGTAATATATAGAATGGGTAGGGGCTCTGGTATCTTAAAATTATACGAGACATCTATGTACGTTTAGAACCCAATATGATTTTGACACAGCAATGAAGCATGTTATTTTATTGGATTCCGTTTTGTTGTCAAGTTTCGTCCATGATGGATATTAGGTAATATACCTGCAAGAAGGCCCTGAAAGAGTTCATCTACAGCCAAAGCAAGCTTCTCATAGCTATCATAGGCCTTCAAATCTACTTTTCTTCCAATGGGTATCCCGTCCATGTTGATTTTCACAAACAAGCCTTTCCTACCATTCTCGAACTTAACTGCTGTTTCTGATCCTCCGTTCCATGATTCAAGGGAAGGTTTGGAAGTGCTTGCAAGATTCCTTCTGAAAGAACGAATAGGAGGCCACCCAACAACTGGAGTTGTGGCAGTCCTGCTTTGACAAACAAATAACAGAGGAAAAAAAGGATAGGATTTAGGTAGATGAACAAAACATAAATGAGCTAATCTATATTTTCGTGAACAAAGAGCAAATCTGAAGAATTGCACAATTGCAAAAAATCTCATAATAGCAGTTGTAGTTCGAAAGAAATAGTAAAGCCAGATCATCAAAAATAAAGTTCAGCgagaataataaataaaataatcccAGAAAAGGCAGTACTCAAATTTGCTTCTTGTTCAGCAATTAAACAATCATCTGAAAACCAGAACAGAAAggaatttttgagaaaaaaaaaagtaggcaGGTGTGTTAATAACTTTGAAGCTACATAATTGGATGTtattaaaaatcaaaattacGAATACAAgtcatagatctaaaaggaagtATCTAAAGGTGGTTCGGTCGATAGTTATTTGCAGCCTGCATAGAAAGAGCAGGGGAGCATTTCGCCATATAAAAACAATAGAAAACTAAAAACAAAGCATTTTCAAATAAGCATGATGATATAAATAACAATAGGTTATAAAACACAACCTCGCAGAAAGAAACTCGTTTCTAACTTGTATTTCAAAAAATACAAACTTCTTATGACTatatcttttttgaaaaaacaagtggatttaattttaaaaaaaataatgattctTAATATCTGCAAGCTTCTTTTTTCCTATTCTATTCTGCGCATCCTATCAAGAGATAGAGTGTTTGTTTCATAAAAATTGATAAATTCCATTCATAACAAGAGCTATGTGCTGCAATTTTACTAAAAACCGGCACaatttcttctccctcttctaatAGCTAACAAGAATTAGCAATTCAAGGTATGAGATGCACAAAAGGAGATCAGGAAAATGGAATTCTACTACTACACAGAGAAACTACAAGAGTATTAAGTGTCTTTGTAAGGTTTAAAATAGCTAAGACGGATCATAAAAGGagtccaaaaataaaaagatacatAAAAGAAGATCTTTTTATTAGGATAATCGTATTTGCAAATTGAACGATATCGTCTAATTGGACAGGAAAATTCTCCCAATATCTcattacaattttttttcttgcatattACTCTCAAGTTTGATGATATTAGCATCGTTCGGAACAACTAATaaactcatataattttttttttttgacttacaGCTTTATCATTTACTACTTACTAGAAAGGCtgctaaaaaataaaagtaaatataataaataaaaacacCTAAAGTAATTTTCTGTAATTTAGGTAATAAAAATATTCTACTGCAGAGCATACATCAGCTGCCAGCAAATTTACttatattttaaatatcatTATGTATGAGCAGCAAACAAACTAATTAAACAGGGGAAAAAAGAGTTCCAGAAGATAAAATGAGAAATCAATGTTGAAACGATAGCACAGTTTCCACCCTTAATCTCCCTGTCCCCAAGCTCGAGCTAACAACAGGCCaaacatgggaaagttttaAGCCTAATAACTCTAAAGTGGTGACACacctaagaaagaaagaaagaaacatgaCCAAGATACAGGACACCTCCAAAGAACGGTCATACAAATAATCAGTAAACAGTGACTAACAGGTtgcttttaaaaaagaaaagctcaagggcaGAAGACTATGGTTACTACCTTGTCTGAGAGCTGTTGTTGGCTCCAGCTGCATCACCACACGGAGCAGCAGCAGAACCGTGTGCTACTGGAGACCCAGAAGCCTTTTTCTCAAGGCTCTGCTGCTCTGCCCTCCCATTTGTCTTCTGTGATAATTCCTTCCCTTTAGCCTGCAACTGCAGAAAGCCAGGctggtgctgctgctgctgctgaaaAACTAGAGAAaaacaggaagaagaagagatcaaCGGTCAAGAAGAACATGGAAAGAAGAACCAAACACTAGCACTTCTTGTCTATTAGCATACCTTCTGTTTTGGACTCAACTGTGTCCAGAAATCCTCTTTTGGCTCCAACAGAAGAAGGATTAGAGCCTGTGGTCTTAGAAACCTTGGAGTAGTGACCAAGGGATAGAGCAGGCTCGACAGGGTGCTCTTCTCTCTTGTCGTTAACTGCTGACCAGTCCTCACCTCCAGGGAGGCCAAGTCTCAGCTCAAGTTTTTTCTCTTTAGAGACTCCAAAGCATTTTCCTCCTCCACCCACTTCCTTGACCATCCAATCTCTCTCATTTGGAATGAGATGGAGCAGCTGAGGACGTCCTTCTCCTTTCCTAAAATCCTCTTCCATGACTCTCTTctgcatttcttttttttttctgacggAAACTCTCTTCTGGATAATGGAAGAAAGACTGGGAGCAAAGGAGAGAACCTTTCTCTCTTTTAGTCTTCACAAAGGAAAGGTCGAAAAAAAGATTGCAACTTTGGTGAGGAAACACCAACTAGGAAAtataaacacaaaaaaaaagagattataACGAAAGAAAACCAGGAGAAAAGAGCATGCACTGAAGGACGGAAGACAGGGGACAGCGTTTTAAGTATCctccaagaagaaaaggccaaaaaaaatcagaaaatgctAGCAGAATAAGAAGATACAATTAGAAAACCTTCTCAAACGGCGACCCAATTCTCTGAACAAAAACA
It includes:
- the LOC103706803 gene encoding auxin-responsive protein IAA16-like isoform X1, whose product is MQKRVMEEDFRKGEGRPQLLHLIPNERDWMVKEVGGGGKCFGVSKEKKLELRLGLPGGEDWSAVNDKREEHPVEPALSLGHYSKVSKTTGSNPSSVGAKRGFLDTVESKTEVFQQQQQHQPGFLQLQAKGKELSQKTNGRAEQQSLEKKASGSPVAHGSAAAPCGDAAGANNSSQTSRTATTPVVGWPPIRSFRRNLASTSKPSLESWNGGSETAVKFENGRKGLFVKINMDGIPIGRKVDLKAYDSYEKLALAVDELFQGLLAAQRDPLTAGIQKNPEEKQAITGLLDGSGEYTLVYEDDEGDTMLVGDVPWGMFVSTAKRLRVLKSSELSATSLGAVSRKRTAT
- the LOC103706803 gene encoding auxin-responsive protein IAA16-like isoform X2 encodes the protein MQKRVMEEDFRKGEGRPQLLHLIPNERDWMVKEVGGGGKCFGVSKEKKLELRLGLPGGEDWSAVNDKREEHPVEPALSLGHYSKVSKTTGSNPSSVGAKRGFLDTVESKTEVFQQQQQHQPGFLQLQAKGKELSQKTNGRAEQQSLEKKASGSPVAHGSAAAPCGDAAGANNSSQTRTATTPVVGWPPIRSFRRNLASTSKPSLESWNGGSETAVKFENGRKGLFVKINMDGIPIGRKVDLKAYDSYEKLALAVDELFQGLLAAQRDPLTAGIQKNPEEKQAITGLLDGSGEYTLVYEDDEGDTMLVGDVPWGMFVSTAKRLRVLKSSELSATSLGAVSRKRTAT